One segment of Paraburkholderia bonniea DNA contains the following:
- the trxA gene encoding thioredoxin TrxA — protein MSEQIKHISDASFEQDVVKSDKPVLLDFWADWCGPCKMIAPILDEVAKDYADRLQIAKINVDEHQSIPAKFGVRGIPTLILFKNGAVAAQKVGALSKSQLTAFLDGNL, from the coding sequence ATGAGCGAACAAATCAAGCATATTAGCGACGCATCGTTCGAACAGGACGTCGTCAAATCAGACAAACCCGTGCTGCTCGATTTCTGGGCTGACTGGTGTGGCCCGTGCAAAATGATCGCGCCGATCCTCGATGAAGTGGCCAAGGATTACGCTGACCGCCTGCAGATCGCAAAGATCAACGTAGACGAGCATCAGTCGATACCCGCTAAATTCGGCGTGCGTGGCATTCCAACGTTAATTCTTTTCAAAAACGGCGCAGTTGCCGCGCAAAAGGTCGGCGCACTGTCGAAGTCGCAACTTACCGCGTTTCTCGACGGCAACCTTTAA
- the dnaX gene encoding DNA polymerase III subunit gamma/tau encodes MTYQVLARKWRPKDFASLVGQEHVVRALTHALDGGRLHHAYLFTGTRGVGKTTLSRIFAKALNCETGVTSTPCGICRACREIDEGRFVDYVEMDAASNRGVDEMAALLERAVYAPVDARFKVYMIDEVHMLTNHAFNAMLKTLEEPPAHVKFILATTDPQKIPVTVLSRCLQFNLKQMPAGHIVTHLEQILAQEQVSFDVQALRLLARAADGSMRDALSLTDQAIAYSANQVTEEAVCGMLGALDQSYLVRLLDALTANDGAAVLAVADEMALRSLSFSTALQDLASLLHRVAWAQFAPSSVLDEWPEASDVRRFADALTAEHVQLFYQIATIGRSELGLAPDEYAGFTMTLLRMLAFEPASANGTSPLKLERRLSGTSHERMPSLATAKPAPAPAMPRMTVPEVVVTVPRHDKIDALAAHPVSQITGEVADTATATAMPTEHQTRQKEALTGVLVTPVSDQPDDDAEAAPSAALADSAGQSAESIGAATEAEVVPATQLADSAQSASDASLASQTVEPFADKPMIRFSDASTERAIDLTAGIAAPPPAATPVMPAIEASMADATAVASAAPPPPRRAGGASAALDVLRSAGMKVSSGVRPGAAAQSSSAPAMTKPKAAPPRVNVPVPGAARPTAPAGAPNVLEQGTAATPPWDDAPFDDYQPVSPSEAFLSPPDDDYAASFSQSLGPAGNTKKTLTDSAAPPTVDLQSLPVAIVLDAIGFSGDWPSLAASLPLKGIAHQLAFNSELTALDGTTLKLNVAVPQYADTIQVAKLKAALADQLGRAVEVQVEVGPARRTAAVIDGALKAQRQQEAEREIHDDPFIQSLIREFGASVVQDSIRPLAAGAILSGGAGGDTSGGISRTRT; translated from the coding sequence ATGACCTATCAAGTTCTCGCACGCAAGTGGCGTCCAAAAGATTTTGCCTCGCTCGTTGGACAGGAGCACGTGGTGCGTGCGCTCACGCACGCGCTTGACGGTGGGCGTTTGCATCACGCTTATTTGTTTACTGGCACGCGTGGCGTTGGCAAGACCACGCTTTCGCGTATTTTCGCCAAAGCGCTGAACTGTGAAACCGGTGTGACCTCGACGCCATGCGGCATCTGTCGTGCATGCCGGGAGATCGACGAAGGCCGTTTTGTCGATTACGTCGAAATGGATGCGGCCAGCAATCGTGGCGTCGATGAAATGGCTGCATTGCTCGAAAGGGCGGTTTATGCACCAGTCGATGCGCGCTTCAAGGTCTACATGATTGATGAGGTGCATATGCTCACCAATCACGCGTTTAACGCCATGTTGAAAACGCTGGAAGAGCCCCCCGCGCACGTCAAGTTCATCCTCGCCACAACCGATCCTCAGAAAATTCCCGTCACGGTGCTGTCGCGCTGTCTGCAATTCAATTTGAAGCAGATGCCGGCCGGCCATATCGTGACGCATCTGGAACAGATTCTCGCGCAAGAACAAGTGTCATTTGACGTTCAGGCTTTGCGTCTGCTCGCGCGTGCCGCAGATGGTTCGATGCGCGATGCGCTGTCCTTGACCGACCAGGCCATTGCTTATTCCGCGAACCAGGTGACTGAAGAAGCCGTGTGTGGAATGCTGGGCGCGCTCGATCAAAGTTATCTGGTGCGTTTGCTGGATGCGCTGACGGCAAACGACGGCGCAGCTGTGCTGGCGGTCGCGGATGAAATGGCGTTGCGTAGCCTGTCTTTTTCAACTGCGCTACAGGATTTGGCGAGTTTGCTGCATCGTGTGGCGTGGGCACAATTTGCGCCTTCATCGGTGCTGGATGAATGGCCTGAGGCGAGTGATGTGCGGCGCTTTGCTGACGCGCTCACTGCAGAGCACGTACAACTGTTCTACCAAATTGCCACGATTGGCCGCAGCGAACTGGGTTTGGCACCGGACGAGTACGCAGGTTTTACGATGACGCTGTTGCGCATGCTGGCGTTTGAACCTGCTTCGGCAAATGGAACCAGCCCGCTCAAGCTGGAACGGCGCTTGAGCGGTACGAGTCATGAGCGCATGCCGTCACTGGCTACAGCAAAGCCAGCTCCGGCGCCTGCAATGCCCCGGATGACAGTGCCCGAGGTCGTTGTGACTGTGCCTCGTCACGACAAGATTGATGCGCTTGCTGCGCATCCTGTATCCCAGATCACAGGCGAGGTGGCGGACACTGCTACGGCTACCGCTATGCCGACGGAGCATCAGACCAGGCAAAAAGAGGCGCTCACCGGTGTACTTGTTACGCCAGTCAGCGATCAACCGGATGATGATGCCGAAGCTGCGCCGTCTGCTGCATTAGCTGATTCAGCCGGACAGTCTGCTGAATCCATTGGTGCCGCGACCGAAGCTGAAGTTGTTCCAGCAACGCAATTAGCGGACTCAGCACAATCAGCCAGTGATGCAAGCCTTGCCTCGCAGACAGTCGAGCCTTTCGCAGATAAACCTATGATCCGGTTTTCTGACGCAAGCACAGAGCGCGCAATAGATTTAACCGCAGGCATCGCAGCGCCTCCGCCTGCTGCTACGCCGGTAATGCCCGCAATAGAAGCGTCGATGGCCGATGCTACAGCGGTGGCTTCGGCGGCACCGCCACCGCCGCGACGAGCCGGTGGCGCGAGCGCTGCGCTGGATGTATTGCGCAGTGCGGGCATGAAAGTTTCATCTGGCGTGCGCCCAGGGGCGGCAGCCCAGAGTAGTTCCGCTCCCGCGATGACGAAGCCCAAAGCTGCGCCACCGCGAGTCAATGTTCCGGTGCCGGGTGCTGCGCGCCCCACGGCACCCGCTGGTGCGCCGAATGTGCTGGAACAAGGCACTGCCGCCACGCCACCTTGGGATGATGCGCCGTTTGATGACTATCAGCCGGTATCACCCAGCGAGGCTTTTCTTTCCCCACCCGATGACGACTACGCTGCGTCGTTCAGCCAGAGTCTGGGCCCGGCTGGTAACACTAAAAAAACGCTCACTGATTCCGCCGCGCCACCCACGGTTGATCTTCAGTCTTTGCCGGTTGCCATTGTGCTGGATGCCATCGGGTTTTCGGGCGATTGGCCGTCGCTCGCGGCGAGTTTGCCGCTTAAAGGCATCGCTCATCAACTTGCTTTCAATAGTGAACTGACAGCGCTGGACGGCACAACGCTCAAGCTGAATGTGGCAGTGCCGCAGTACGCAGACACGATTCAGGTCGCCAAACTCAAGGCTGCGCTCGCGGACCAGCTTGGCCGGGCAGTTGAGGTTCAGGTTGAAGTCGGGCCAGCGCGTCGCACGGCGGCCGTCATTGATGGCGCTTTGAAGGCGCAGCGCCAGCAGGAAGCCGAGCGCGAGATTCACGACGATCCGTTTATCCAGTCGTTGATCCGCGAGTTCGGCGCGAGCGTGGTCCAAGACTCCATTCGCCCGCTGGCAGCCGGGGCGATTTTGAGCGGCGGTGCTGGTGGTGACACGAGTGGCGGTATTTCCCGCACCCGCACCTGA
- a CDS encoding YbaB/EbfC family nucleoid-associated protein produces the protein MMKNQLAGLMKQAQQMQENMKKMQEELALLDVEGQSGAGLVKVVMSCKHEVRRVTVDPSLLADDKDMLEDLVAAAFNDATRKVETATQQKMSGMTEGVSMPPGFKLPF, from the coding sequence ATGATGAAAAACCAACTCGCCGGCTTGATGAAACAAGCCCAGCAGATGCAGGAAAACATGAAAAAAATGCAAGAAGAACTTGCATTGCTCGACGTCGAAGGACAGTCCGGCGCGGGCCTGGTCAAAGTGGTCATGTCGTGTAAGCACGAAGTCCGTCGGGTTACGGTTGATCCGAGCCTGCTGGCTGATGACAAAGACATGCTGGAAGATCTCGTCGCCGCAGCGTTCAACGATGCAACGCGCAAAGTTGAAACAGCGACCCAGCAAAAAATGAGCGGTATGACGGAAGGCGTGTCGATGCCACCGGGTTTCAAACTGCCATTCTGA
- the recR gene encoding recombination mediator RecR, giving the protein MKQPSALSALVEALRVLPGVGPKSAQRMAYHLMQHDRAGAGKLGRSLLFATEHLQHCEKCNTFTEAQICDVCGDEQRDPALLCVVETPADQIMLEQTMTYRGLYFVLMGRLSPLDGIGPKEIHFDRLLKRALDGVVREVVLATNFTNEGEATAHYLGQTLKARGLSVTRLARGVPVGGELEYVDAGTIARAMLDRRSM; this is encoded by the coding sequence ATGAAACAACCTTCCGCCTTATCGGCACTTGTCGAAGCGCTGCGTGTGCTGCCCGGTGTTGGCCCCAAGTCTGCACAGCGCATGGCCTATCACCTGATGCAGCATGACCGCGCGGGCGCTGGGAAACTGGGTCGCTCGCTGCTGTTTGCTACGGAACATCTACAGCATTGCGAGAAATGCAATACCTTCACCGAAGCGCAAATTTGCGATGTCTGTGGCGATGAGCAACGTGATCCTGCGTTGCTGTGTGTGGTCGAAACCCCCGCTGACCAGATCATGCTGGAGCAGACCATGACGTATCGCGGGCTGTACTTTGTGCTAATGGGGCGGCTCAGTCCGCTCGACGGCATCGGTCCCAAAGAAATTCATTTTGACCGGCTGCTCAAACGGGCATTGGATGGTGTTGTCAGAGAGGTTGTACTGGCCACCAACTTTACCAATGAAGGTGAGGCAACCGCTCATTACCTCGGACAGACGCTCAAGGCGCGCGGCCTGAGCGTCACGCGTCTGGCACGTGGTGTCCCGGTCGGCGGCGAGCTTGAATATGTCGATGCAGGCACGATTGCCCGCGCCATGCTCGACCGGCGCTCGATGTAA
- a CDS encoding CaiB/BaiF CoA transferase family protein, with product MSETTFSGGPLAGVKVLELGTLIAGPFAARLLGEFGAEVIKIEDPRGGDPLRKWRALYPPSGGTSLWWAVQARNKKSVTVNLKSEEGKRIVQQLAQQADIVIENFRPGLLEKLGLGYDVLSANNPGLVMVRLSGYGQTGPYRDRPGFGAIAESMGGLRHITGYPDLPPPRIGISIGDSIAALHGVIGALMALHHRQVNGGSGQVVDVALYEAVFNMMESVVPEYGVYGMVRERTGASLPGIVPSNTYACSDGSIVIGGNSDPIFKRLMLVIERPDLADDPALAHNDGRVPRTQEIDEAIAAWLAPRTLDQALAALHAADVPAGRIFSAADMFTDPQYLARQMIERFKWQDGREISLPAVTPKFSQTPGETRWLGPELGEHTDEVLRSLGYEPADIARLHEQQIV from the coding sequence ATGAGTGAAACGACTTTTTCAGGTGGCCCGTTAGCGGGCGTCAAGGTGCTCGAACTAGGCACACTGATCGCGGGCCCGTTTGCGGCACGTCTTCTTGGCGAATTCGGTGCCGAAGTCATCAAGATTGAAGACCCCCGGGGCGGAGATCCGCTGCGTAAATGGCGTGCGCTGTATCCGCCGAGCGGCGGCACGTCGTTGTGGTGGGCCGTGCAGGCGCGCAACAAAAAATCAGTCACTGTCAATCTGAAATCCGAAGAAGGCAAACGCATCGTTCAGCAACTCGCGCAGCAAGCCGATATCGTGATCGAAAATTTTCGCCCAGGCCTGCTGGAGAAACTCGGGCTAGGGTATGACGTGCTGTCGGCCAATAATCCCGGGCTGGTGATGGTGCGGCTCTCGGGTTACGGGCAAACCGGGCCGTATCGGGATCGCCCAGGCTTTGGCGCGATTGCGGAGTCGATGGGTGGCTTGCGCCACATCACGGGCTACCCTGATTTGCCGCCGCCGCGGATTGGCATTTCGATTGGCGATTCGATTGCGGCACTGCATGGGGTGATCGGTGCGCTGATGGCGCTGCATCACCGTCAGGTGAACGGCGGCTCTGGCCAGGTGGTCGACGTGGCACTGTATGAAGCCGTCTTCAACATGATGGAGAGCGTCGTGCCGGAGTACGGGGTCTATGGCATGGTGCGCGAGCGCACTGGCGCTTCGCTGCCAGGCATCGTGCCGTCGAATACCTATGCTTGCTCGGACGGTAGCATCGTGATCGGTGGCAATAGCGATCCGATTTTCAAACGCCTGATGCTGGTGATCGAACGTCCCGATTTGGCGGATGATCCAGCGCTGGCGCATAACGATGGGCGCGTGCCGCGCACACAGGAGATTGATGAGGCGATTGCGGCCTGGCTCGCGCCGCGCACGCTCGATCAGGCGCTCGCCGCGCTGCATGCTGCCGACGTGCCTGCCGGACGCATTTTTAGTGCGGCCGATATGTTCACCGATCCGCAGTACCTGGCACGGCAGATGATTGAGCGCTTCAAGTGGCAAGACGGGCGAGAAATCAGCTTGCCCGCCGTCACGCCAAAATTTTCACAAACGCCTGGCGAGACGCGCTGGCTTGGCCCAGAGCTGGGGGAGCATACGGATGAAGTATTGCGCTCGCTGGGTTATGAGCCCGCCGATATTGCCCGATTACATGAACAGCAGATTGTCTGA
- a CDS encoding ABC transporter substrate-binding protein has product MQRRTFLAGAAALSGATLASLPAAWGANKLEKQKVAIAVGGKNLFYYLPLTIAEQRNYFKQEGLSVEISDFAGGSRALQAAVGGSADVVSGAFEHTLLLQAKHLAFREFVLQGRAPQIVLTVSKKTLPGYRTIADLKGKKIGVTAPGSSTAIMATFVLAKAGLSAKDVAFIGVGAGAGAIAAMQSGQIDALACVDPVATRLERAGVVRVVSDTRTLADTRTVFGGDMPAGCLYASQRFITAYPNTTQALTNAIVRALKWLQSASGEALANTVPAAYLLGDRALYLDAWQHVKEAMSPDGLMPADGPATALKTLQAFDPVMQGKTIDLAQCWTNDFVKKALANVHA; this is encoded by the coding sequence ATGCAACGCAGAACGTTTCTTGCTGGCGCCGCGGCGCTAAGCGGCGCGACACTTGCCAGTCTTCCGGCCGCATGGGGTGCGAACAAACTCGAAAAACAAAAGGTCGCCATCGCGGTGGGCGGTAAAAACCTGTTTTATTACTTGCCGCTCACCATTGCGGAGCAACGCAATTACTTTAAGCAAGAAGGTCTGAGCGTTGAAATCTCGGATTTTGCGGGTGGCTCCCGGGCGTTGCAAGCTGCGGTCGGGGGTAGTGCAGATGTGGTGTCTGGCGCGTTTGAACATACGCTGCTGCTTCAGGCAAAGCATCTGGCCTTTCGTGAATTCGTGCTGCAAGGGCGTGCACCGCAAATTGTGCTGACGGTTTCCAAAAAAACGTTGCCAGGCTACCGCACGATTGCTGACCTCAAGGGTAAAAAGATTGGTGTTACCGCGCCTGGTTCGTCGACCGCCATCATGGCGACCTTTGTGCTGGCCAAGGCGGGCCTGAGCGCGAAAGACGTCGCGTTTATCGGCGTAGGAGCGGGTGCCGGAGCGATTGCCGCGATGCAGTCTGGCCAGATTGACGCGCTGGCCTGCGTTGATCCGGTGGCAACCCGGCTGGAGCGCGCAGGAGTGGTGCGGGTCGTGTCGGATACACGCACGCTGGCTGATACACGCACGGTGTTCGGCGGTGATATGCCAGCAGGATGCCTCTATGCGTCGCAACGCTTTATCACGGCTTACCCGAATACCACCCAGGCACTCACCAACGCGATCGTGCGGGCGCTGAAGTGGCTGCAAAGCGCGTCAGGCGAAGCACTTGCGAATACCGTTCCGGCAGCTTATCTGCTGGGTGACCGGGCGCTTTATCTCGATGCCTGGCAGCATGTCAAGGAAGCGATGTCGCCTGATGGGCTGATGCCCGCAGACGGTCCCGCGACCGCGCTTAAAACGCTTCAGGCCTTTGATCCCGTGATGCAAGGTAAAACCATTGATCTGGCGCAATGCTGGACTAACGATTTTGTCAAAAAGGCGCTGGCAAACGTCCACGCCTGA
- a CDS encoding ABC transporter ATP-binding protein, with product MTLAAALALEHITLTFAAPDTRTPGYTAVRDTTLRVGAGEFVAVVGPTGCGKSTLLNLGAGLLTPTSGSVSVMGEPLNGLNRHAGYMFQSDALMPWRSALENVMAGLLFRGVSRSEARLQAEEWLRRVGLGGFGERYPHQLSGGMRKRVAMAQTLILDPDLILMDEPFSALDIQTRQLMENELLALWSAKRKAVLFITHDLDEAIALSDRVIVLAAGPGTHPLGEFTIDLPRPRDVAEIRSHPRFIELHAQIWNVLREEVLKGYQRQLTAGVDQGAGRAK from the coding sequence ATGACGCTAGCCGCTGCATTGGCGCTGGAGCACATTACGCTCACCTTTGCCGCCCCCGATACCCGCACGCCAGGCTACACGGCCGTTCGGGACACGACGTTGCGGGTGGGGGCGGGTGAGTTTGTCGCGGTGGTTGGCCCGACTGGCTGTGGCAAATCCACGTTGCTGAATCTTGGCGCGGGGCTGCTCACGCCGACCTCGGGCAGCGTGAGTGTGATGGGCGAGCCGCTCAACGGGCTGAACCGTCACGCTGGCTATATGTTCCAGAGCGACGCGCTGATGCCATGGCGCAGTGCGCTGGAAAACGTGATGGCTGGACTGCTGTTTCGCGGGGTGTCACGCAGTGAGGCCCGCCTTCAGGCTGAGGAATGGCTGAGGCGAGTGGGGCTTGGCGGCTTTGGCGAACGTTATCCGCACCAGTTGTCGGGGGGCATGCGAAAGCGTGTGGCCATGGCGCAAACGCTGATTCTCGATCCGGACCTGATCTTGATGGACGAACCGTTTTCGGCACTCGACATTCAAACCCGGCAGTTGATGGAAAACGAACTGCTGGCGTTATGGAGCGCGAAACGCAAGGCAGTGCTGTTCATCACACACGACCTGGATGAAGCGATCGCGTTATCCGACCGGGTGATTGTTCTGGCCGCTGGTCCAGGGACGCATCCGCTTGGTGAATTCACGATTGACTTGCCGCGGCCACGTGACGTTGCGGAAATTCGCTCGCATCCCCGTTTTATCGAGCTGCACGCGCAAATCTGGAACGTGCTGCGCGAAGAGGTGCTTAAGGGCTATCAGCGGCAGCTAACAGCGGGGGTGGATCAGGGCGCAGGACGTGCTAAATGA